A window of Sphaeramia orbicularis chromosome 8, fSphaOr1.1, whole genome shotgun sequence genomic DNA:
TAACATGTTTTCCAACTTTATACTTATAAATGTTCTGATTCAAGCTACTTTTGTGCTCTGACAGCATCTCAGGAGGCTTATTttaacatgtcagtgttcattttttatgtcagaaaattaaataaaactgcacatttaatTGAAAGTGTTAAACtgatggatggataaataaatGTTGTTACCATCCAGTGGTTATGGATCGCTACATGCCGCTGTGAAAGAAGAATCAAAGCATACACAATGTTATTTGTAACATTTAATGAAGTGTACAAAGTGCTGCACATTTCAGCTCCAGagctgagattaaaaaaaaaaaaaaaagccagagcaAAATACACAGCATGCAACACAACATATGGCTAGTATGAACTCCAAGAGAGAGGTAGTGACCTACTTTACAATAACATTACAAATGTGGCACAGTGACTCCTATCACTTCAGCACAGCAGTAATTTTGTAGCATAAATCAGGTCTGCAAAGGAAGACGCTTAATATGCACACAAAGGTTTAAGAACCACTGTGGATTGACTATATCAACAACAAAGCACTTAAAGAAGCGCAACAAATCAAATAAATTATTCTGCTCTTTTTGGTTACAAATgtacaataaatacaaaaatattcaCCTGTTTTGTTTCTCCATTATTATCTGGATGATTGTTCTTAACTGAACATGTAACAGAACTATACACAACCCATACCCTCCATATCGTACACTATACAAAGAGTGGGTTGGCCATACAGGGGAAACAGTTCATATTTTTTTCTAAGGCTAAAAGTGAGAATGAGAAGCAGCTGTGGGATTATCTTAGACTTCCACTTACTGACACAATGCACTGACTGACCTGACTTGATGAACTGTAAAGCTAAATTTTATCCAGCTTTACTGAGTGCCAGGCTAATCTACCACCTGAAACTTGGCCATCAGAGCTGCTGTTACACAAGtgagaatgtttgagcagattgtgATGTAAGAGTTGAGCACCTATTCATATAAACATGGATCTGTCAGAGGGTGCAGGTAGACATCCTCACTAGTCACAAATGACTAAAAATTTGATTCTAGACCTTTTCAACTGACTTCCTCTACATTTGCAACACTATGTGTCACTACAATGTCGAGACAAAGCAGGTCAGATCAGCGCCTCTAAATTATATCAGGTTAAATGTTGACTTTAAATATGCACACGGACACTGCTACCAACAACATTTACATTTGTGTTTATCAGTTTTTAATACTGGAGAAGCTGAAGAATGGAGGTGAATAACCAGAGGTGCTACAAAATTCCAGATGCAGTTCAAGCAAATGTCTGCAAATCACAGTAAAACAGTCTGCATTTGAAGGTGATCTTGACCAAAGAAGgtttgacctttgaatttacctcaTACTTTTACAAGAGCTTCTGTCACTGCCTGCCCATGTGATCTGATCTGATCAGTAAGAACCAACACACATTTAAGAAAGTCAAATTACAGTCACTTGTGTTTTTGATTGCAAAAAAACACCCATGATGGAGTTAATAAAGCAGATCAGACCTGTGCACTAAAAAACAAATGTGGGACTGGAGAAGAAAGCTCCTTTTCATTCCTGCAAACAAAGAGCAGCACTGTATCTGATAGACTTTACAGATTAACATTCAGTCACAAGGAAACATTTTTGGCTCACGCCAAAATAAttgtgggataaaaaaaaaagatttaatggTCACTAATAAATTAGTAACTGCACATTTCCACAAATGTGAGCATGTTCCATTTGTTGATGTATATAAATTCAACTTCCTGTAAGATTCACACTTAGATGAGGAAATAGGAAACATACATATCAGACATCAACATCAGCGTATATTCACTGGTTTGGTTTGTCGATTAGGTAGAGAACACATGCAAGCTGCAAACAGATTAGACTTTTTCATatatccccagacacacataaaGCATCTTAAACAAAGCCGCTGTATTAATGAAGTTTGCTTAAAAAACCCTGATTTCAAATGGAAATGTTTGGTGTAATAAATATGTGAAGGTGTGAGATGACAAGAATGTTGAGTCCATCAGGCTGATCAACTATTTATTAGGTTTAAATACAAACAAGCAACATTCGATCCTGTCCATTGATGCAGTGGACACACATGACATTAAGCAAGCATAATTACCATGGTAACCTTACACTGCAGACACAGTGCGTTTGTCCTTTTCATTCTCTACACTCAGTTAAAAAGCCCTGAAATACTTTGTAATATTAAATGTTTGGATTCATTTTCATGTAGATGAACCAGTGCAGAGTTTCATTCATCCCTGTGCATTAAACTCAGTATCAGTCAGAACTTCATTAATACAATGGCTTTAGTGAGAGCCGTGAACAACAGAGGGCCTTGGCTTTAGTTTGAGTAAAATATTTGGATCATACATCACATAAAGCCTTAATGTCATGAATTAAACCAAACACTGAACGACAACAACTGTGTTATCTTTTCTTACAGATGTTTGTGAAGAGGTAAGAAATGAGGAGAGCATGGGTTTTAGCAGAGAGGATGATTCCATGCAACTTTTCTTTCCATGAACCTCATAATGGCTCTAGGTCACCACAAAGACAGTGGTTTCATATTTTGAGTGTTCCATCGCCGTATATGGTCTTTTCCGTTGTCAGGGGTTAGGGGGCTGTCCCAGAGGAGTTCTCAGAAGCCCTTCTGGATCTGACAGGGCACAGTACAAAGTATACCCCAGCTCATCCACTTCCTGTTCAGTCAACTCGCAGAATAAATTGACCTTTGGGTTGAGGGCACAGGGCAGCCTCCCTGCCTCCAGGTGGCCCACTAGTGACCGCAGCAGCTGCAGGAAGCGGTCAGCCAGCGCTTCCTGGGTCCAGTCCCCTTCCTTCTCACTGAGCAACAGGATGGCATTAGTGAGCTGGCTGGCATTAAGTCGGCTAAGAGCGGGGTTTAGTTTGCACACGGCCTTCGCTACCTTCAGGCAGGTGCATCGGACGCCTCCGTCCTCCTGATCCAGGGCCCTCAGACGCGCTGTCTCAGCCACACGGAAGCTCTGCCGCCACAGGTTTTCATGACGCTCTGCAGCGAGTCGATGAGGTTTGGCAATTAGTGATGTTCCATCTTCCATCACAAGTAATGGGAGGAAGTCCACATACAGCCTTCGGTCTGTCTCATACTGGACCTCAAGAGTCAGTGTTTCAGAGGGAACTACAGGGCGGATGACGTAGTCCAGGACGCTGCCAATGGCAGGCCAGTTGATAGACCCCGCTACAAGCTTGTCAAAGACCTCAAGGACTGATTTAGGGGAGAGGTAACCTCCAACCATGCAGCGGTCCCAGTAGCTGCTGTTCCGTGGGAAATATTCCAGGTTCTCCCTTCGGACCAGCCAGAAACCTGGGACATTCATGATAGTGTCCTCCCCGGGGATGGAAGACCACAAGTTCTTCTCCAAAATGAGAGGCACCATCAGCTGGGCATGGTCTGCTGTCACCACCTAGGAGagttaaagagagaaaaaaaacacatcgaAGGTTAAAAAGCAGGGTGGATTTGGATCATATTCATAGAtctattaaaaaataacaaatgtgTTTAACAATAATTAATACTTTTTATCAATCACACATCATTACTTTAATTCTTCATAAGACTACTTGGTTTGgtattaatataaatataaaatcatGGTGTTAATGTAGAGTCAACATAAAGGATATATTTACGTTGAACTATCATTGCTACTAATATTTGCTAATatatagtatttttatttatatgagAAATATAGTGATGTTACTGTCATATGTCAGTGGCCTCATGAAGGAAGCAAAACACagataaaatattttaattattcATACAAATTAAAGCATTGATTTTGACAGTCCTAGTTAAATATATTTGTGTAGTTGGCAGTGTTTTGATAAAGCCAGCAGTGACAATTTTTAAGAAGTTTCAAGGTTTACAGTCAAAAGGAGGTAGCCTCTGTACCTGCAGGTCGTCATACAGACTGCCACTCAGATACATCTCTCTGAGCGGCATATCAGGCAGTTTTGCGTGAAGGAAGACTCTGAGCTCTGCGCAGATGTCCAGCGCTGCCCTCCTGGCCGTAGCTTGTTCCTCAGTGGGGATGTTCACATTACTCTGGTAGAACTCCCACAGATGTTCTTGTAGGGAAAGACGCATTCGGGCTCGCAACAGGTCTGTTTGGGTGGCACCGCTGCCACCCACAGCAGCCCGACCCACAGCCCTCCGGAGGCAGTCTGAAGACATGGGAAACAGAAATTACATTCATGTAAAATACAGCTGCTGGTCTTCAATGTTCCATTGCTTTAAGTGATAACCTAAAGAGAAGGCAGTGGGTAGTTCAAGGTACTAAAACCAGCCTGATCCAAGTGAAGACTAATTTAAGGTGTGTTCAGTGAAATCACTACTTATTAGTATACGTCAATGGACATTCTACATGATGCCAAGCTAACCAAAAACAGCTAGGGGAAAAACTCTAACACCAAATAAAGGCAACACCCACTGTAAAGAAAGAGCAAGAATCCTCCCCATGGACCGTCTGtcaacagatttttaaaaaatttgaaatacagtagtGCTGTCAATccacaccaaagtgacaacaCAGTTTTAACATAAAAGACACTGCTTAGATAGATTATATAGAAAATTAACTTCTGTTTGTATTTACCTGGTTCAAATGCATGTGAGGAAGTGGGCAGAGACTGCAGAGACCTGCTCACTGTGGACTTCATGTCATGGTTTAGTACTCGTGGAGATGATCCCATCCAGGCGGGCTCCTCCCAGCTTCTCTTTCCTCCCGGCTCCATCTTAGTTGGGCTCGTGGGAGCGCTAATGGCACGGTCGTACATCTGCACAACACAGCAtggttgttgttttatttaattatataTAGAATATAGCCAACCCCTCTCACCCCGTGTCACACCATGGAGGCCCTGAACAGCTCCTTCGGGATCAGACTTTTACACCCCCAGTGCTAGATGGATAGATaccacaggtcattcctcccaTTACTATATATAACAGTTCCCAGTAAGCCcctccatatcacaccatgtgcaactacattgtaaatatgtaaatattcaaatctaaatttctataatTATACAAATAGCAGATTTAATTTTTTCCTCTTAATGTTTCATGATTCACTCTTGTGTTTTCTGCCTGTCTCAGCACTTTGttttttgtactttgctgctgccATCAGTGAAATTTCCCAATGGTGGAATCAAcaatgtcttattttatcttataaaTTCAGGTGTGTGTAAAACGCACTTAGATGTAAATCTCCTCTTACTTACTCTTTTGACAGCAAGCGTTGCAATGCCAAGCATCGCTGCTCCTCCCACCCCCAGAACAAGCTTGGCATTGGAAAGCATGAAGTCAATGGCTGTGCCGATCCCATTGTCATCTTTCTTTCCTTTGCGGTCTCCATTCACCCCTGCCATCCTGCTGCTGAGGCACATTTGTATGTTCTGTTACTTCCAACCATACCAATAATGTATGCACAGTTTTTATTGTAACTGCACCCAAGACCCCCAAATCAACCTGACTCATGGATCTAACCAATATCCAATCCTGAATTATCCAACAGCTCCCCAGATACTTCCACTGACCCACCTGGGACAAGCACCTCCAGAAGACCTTTAGCCCACCTCCGGATGACTTGCAACTCCTTCCCCCTACATAAGCCCTCCGAGTCTGCTGTCCAGGAAGAACTGGCCCCTCTTCAGTGCGTCCTCCTTCTCTTCGGGTACCGTCAGGGCCTGGCAGCGACGAAACTCACGAGCCACAGCGCGTCGGTAGTAGTTCCGGTCGGTGTACTGAAGGTGCCGGCCAGCGCGGAGGAGCGCTCTGTACAGCTCCAGCACAGCACTGCGAGACCAGCCGCCCATTAGGGACCGCACATGGAGAGGGGGGATCACCCTGGCACCTGGAACACAGCACTGATGTTATAATGGCATGCAAACGAATAGTGGCGTTATGATGTATGGGACAACAACAACATGCAGGTATCGCCATGTTGGGACATGTTAACCTCCCTGTCCTACAAATGGAGATGTTTTTATAATCATTCGAAGCTGTCATCGGTTCATCCACGAGCAATACTTCTAATATTCCATGACAGACATCTCCAGCCAAATAAACCAACCTGTCCACAGAGTTTTTACACAAGTAAAACAATCTGCTCCCTTTCCTGTTTATGTGCTGACACAATACTCATCAGCTGTTGCTATAACTCCTGCTGATGCATCACGGATGTAGCTTCAGCCTGTTACAGAGTACAGCTAACCTAAACAACCATGTGAGGCCAACTAATTAGCTCAAGGTCTGACTTCTGTTGGTTCTTATAAGACCAATGCTGCATCAGAAGTCAAAAGCGACTAAAGCACAGCTGTATATAGAAGTGTATATAGAAAATGGCTGGCTCAATGGAGTCACACATTTCTTGACTAGCTCGTGAGCTCAATACGCTAACTAGCTGCGAGGCTAGGAGCCCTGACCTTACCTTTAATCAGCCTCATTAACGAAAAGCACCCGTAAAAAAGGACGAAGCGGAAGCAAGAACACAACAAAGAAAAGTCAATAAAAATGGTCAAACGTACGTTTCGGAAAAGAGACCGCAGAGTTTGTCTTTAGAAAAAGGTACAGCTCTTCTCGAGCCGGGGGTCAGATACGACAGTGACAACCGGAAACAAATAGTCAACAATGATTCACTTCCGGGTTGTGATGCGCAGTATTGTTATTGATGAGCTGGAATAGAAATACCTTAAAATTAATTATCTACTTGTAGCATAGATCTGTTATTCCAATGGGTTATGTGgaaatgtgaaaataaacagCCACAAGAAAAAGGTGCTGCATTCAAAGCCTAAGTAAAACTAAAGTTAGTGATTAAGCATCAGTCATTCAATTAATCATCCCTGTCAGTgttgtacacatatatatgttttcAGTGTCATTGTTATGGTTATATTAATGTATGTTGCATTTCACTGTTGTAGCTGTTTAAATTTGAGCTTATTTGACATACATTATGTGCTATTGGTTGTCTAAGCCAAAGCATTCCATCATATTTTATAGCATTTGtgtgcacattaaaaaaaaacaaaaaaaacttcagctttcctctttttcaaaCCTAATCAACACATATGGCAACATGTAATCTGAAAAGCACCTCGAG
This region includes:
- the mief1 gene encoding mitochondrial dynamics protein MID51 isoform X2, coding for MAGVNGDRKGKKDDNGIGTAIDFMLSNAKLVLGVGGAAMLGIATLAVKRMYDRAISAPTSPTKMEPGGKRSWEEPAWMGSSPRVLNHDMKSTVSRSLQSLPTSSHAFEPDCLRRAVGRAAVGGSGATQTDLLRARMRLSLQEHLWEFYQSNVNIPTEEQATARRAALDICAELRVFLHAKLPDMPLREMYLSGSLYDDLQVVTADHAQLMVPLILEKNLWSSIPGEDTIMNVPGFWLVRRENLEYFPRNSSYWDRCMVGGYLSPKSVLEVFDKLVAGSINWPAIGSVLDYVIRPVVPSETLTLEVQYETDRRLYVDFLPLLVMEDGTSLIAKPHRLAAERHENLWRQSFRVAETARLRALDQEDGGVRCTCLKVAKAVCKLNPALSRLNASQLTNAILLLSEKEGDWTQEALADRFLQLLRSLVGHLEAGRLPCALNPKVNLFCELTEQEVDELGYTLYCALSDPEGLLRTPLGQPPNP
- the mief1 gene encoding mitochondrial dynamics protein MID51 isoform X1 → MAGVNGDRKGKKDDNGIGTAIDFMLSNAKLVLGVGGAAMLGIATLAVKRMYDRAISAPTSPTKMEPGGKRSWEEPAWMGSSPRVLNHDMKSTVSRSLQSLPTSSHAFEPDGPWGGFLLFLYNCLRRAVGRAAVGGSGATQTDLLRARMRLSLQEHLWEFYQSNVNIPTEEQATARRAALDICAELRVFLHAKLPDMPLREMYLSGSLYDDLQVVTADHAQLMVPLILEKNLWSSIPGEDTIMNVPGFWLVRRENLEYFPRNSSYWDRCMVGGYLSPKSVLEVFDKLVAGSINWPAIGSVLDYVIRPVVPSETLTLEVQYETDRRLYVDFLPLLVMEDGTSLIAKPHRLAAERHENLWRQSFRVAETARLRALDQEDGGVRCTCLKVAKAVCKLNPALSRLNASQLTNAILLLSEKEGDWTQEALADRFLQLLRSLVGHLEAGRLPCALNPKVNLFCELTEQEVDELGYTLYCALSDPEGLLRTPLGQPPNP